In Neisseriaceae bacterium CLB008, one genomic interval encodes:
- a CDS encoding ABC transporter ATP-binding protein — MLKVDHIRAGYGAINILWDVSLEMPKGALTTIIGTNGAGKTTLLRAIMGLIPLTQGHISLEDAPLDVVPTWDMPGLGLCLIPEGRMIFKDMSVEENLLMGAYPKHSREHIMANLALNYQRFPRLKERYKQLAGSLSGGEAQMLAMGRGLMSNPEVLLIDEPSLGLAPVIVSAIFDIMQGLKEEGKTIVLVEQNTHRAVGIADHVYLMQSGKVLLSQTAANVDLAELHRLYFARQ, encoded by the coding sequence ATGCTTAAAGTAGACCACATTCGGGCGGGCTATGGCGCCATCAACATCTTGTGGGATGTTTCATTGGAAATGCCCAAAGGCGCGCTGACCACCATTATCGGTACCAATGGCGCCGGTAAAACCACCTTACTGCGCGCCATCATGGGGCTGATCCCGCTGACGCAGGGCCACATTAGCTTAGAGGATGCGCCTTTAGATGTCGTGCCGACATGGGACATGCCTGGCCTGGGCCTGTGCTTGATTCCCGAAGGACGAATGATTTTTAAAGACATGAGCGTGGAAGAAAACCTGTTGATGGGCGCCTATCCTAAGCACAGTCGTGAGCACATCATGGCTAACTTGGCGCTGAACTATCAACGCTTTCCGCGCTTAAAAGAACGCTATAAACAGCTGGCTGGCTCACTTTCTGGCGGCGAGGCGCAGATGTTGGCCATGGGGCGCGGCCTAATGTCAAATCCTGAGGTGCTGTTGATTGATGAGCCTTCGTTGGGATTAGCGCCCGTCATCGTCAGCGCCATTTTCGACATCATGCAAGGCTTAAAAGAGGAAGGGAAGACTATTGTCTTGGTGGAGCAAAATACCCATCGTGCTGTGGGCATCGCCGATCACGTGTACTTAATGCAAAGCGGCAAGGTGCTGTTGTCTCAGACCGCGGCCAATGTTGACTTGGCTGAGCTGCATCGGCTGTATTTTGCACGGCAGTGA
- a CDS encoding ABC transporter ATP-binding protein: MLHLNNVTIRFGGLVAVNNVSMSVGRDEVVGLVGPNGAGKTTLFNAVSGLVKPSGGDINFNHQNMLKTSLHQRARLGIGRSFQIPQPMHELSVRENLIVAQRFGTGKVDPDKIDDILTFMGLMDKANSAAATDLALTELKALEVAKALATEPTLLLLDEVLAGLETTGKRQFMQLLQSLHEERQVGILIIEHDIETISHMCSRVCVLNFGELIANGTPEEVFNHPEVIKSYTGESHA; encoded by the coding sequence ATGCTCCATCTCAATAACGTCACCATTCGATTTGGCGGATTGGTGGCCGTCAACAACGTCAGCATGTCCGTGGGGCGTGATGAAGTCGTGGGTTTGGTGGGGCCGAACGGTGCTGGTAAAACCACGCTGTTTAATGCGGTCTCTGGCCTAGTCAAGCCCAGCGGCGGCGACATTAATTTTAACCACCAAAACATGTTGAAAACCTCTTTGCATCAGCGCGCCCGCCTAGGCATTGGTCGATCGTTTCAGATTCCTCAGCCCATGCATGAGTTAAGCGTACGCGAAAATCTGATCGTGGCGCAGCGCTTTGGTACGGGGAAGGTGGATCCAGACAAGATTGACGATATTTTAACCTTTATGGGCCTGATGGATAAGGCCAATAGCGCGGCTGCTACCGATTTGGCTTTGACCGAGCTGAAGGCGTTAGAAGTGGCTAAAGCCTTGGCGACAGAGCCTACGCTCTTGCTCCTAGATGAGGTATTGGCTGGCCTGGAAACCACGGGAAAGCGTCAATTCATGCAGCTGCTGCAATCACTGCATGAAGAGCGGCAGGTGGGGATCTTAATCATCGAGCACGACATTGAAACGATTTCACACATGTGTAGCCGCGTGTGCGTGCTGAATTTTGGTGAGCTGATCGCCAATGGGACGCCAGAAGAGGTGTTTAACCATCCAGAAGTTATTAAAAGCTATACCGGAGAAAGCCATGCTTAA
- a CDS encoding branched-chain amino acid ABC transporter permease → MKANHWTYLGLAVLFYLLVPLFLGSNFYLLSLLIAALTIGGIALAWALLGNLGGMVSFGQAAFFGVGSYASALLTLNYGLPVLPAMLLGGIGAAIASLAMLPALRLSGPYFALSILAYAQIFRILATELRGITGGAGGLTGIPELPMLLGFDLSSNLGSYLLILTIVVLFVWVYARISKSHYGVALKAMHESESATQVVGVNSTLLKAAMLLVSAFMTGVVGAFNAHYINFLEPNYAFDASWTLVPIIAAIFGGYRSIFGPLIGAIVIYMIDQLVFKNIIPTGHQIVLGALLVAMIIFSPSGLVPLLAKKFKGGRHAPSQ, encoded by the coding sequence ATGAAAGCGAATCATTGGACCTATCTGGGTTTGGCCGTGCTGTTTTATTTATTGGTGCCGTTATTCTTAGGGTCGAACTTTTATTTGCTGAGCCTATTGATTGCGGCCTTAACCATTGGCGGCATTGCGTTGGCTTGGGCGCTATTGGGTAATTTGGGCGGCATGGTGAGCTTTGGTCAGGCGGCATTTTTTGGCGTGGGTTCTTACGCATCCGCTTTGTTGACCTTAAATTATGGCCTACCCGTTTTGCCCGCGATGCTGCTGGGCGGCATCGGTGCGGCGATTGCGTCCTTGGCGATGCTGCCGGCATTGAGGCTGTCTGGCCCATATTTTGCCTTATCCATTTTGGCCTATGCGCAAATCTTTCGTATTTTGGCCACGGAGCTGCGGGGCATCACCGGCGGTGCCGGCGGCCTAACCGGCATCCCTGAATTGCCGATGCTATTGGGCTTTGACTTAAGCAGTAATTTGGGCAGCTACCTGCTGATTTTAACCATTGTGGTGCTGTTTGTGTGGGTGTATGCCCGCATCAGTAAAAGCCATTACGGGGTGGCATTGAAGGCCATGCATGAGTCGGAGTCGGCGACCCAAGTCGTGGGCGTCAACAGCACTTTACTGAAGGCGGCGATGCTGTTGGTGTCGGCCTTTATGACGGGGGTAGTGGGGGCGTTTAATGCGCATTACATCAATTTTTTAGAGCCTAACTATGCATTTGATGCTAGCTGGACCTTGGTGCCGATCATTGCCGCCATTTTTGGTGGCTATCGCAGCATATTCGGGCCGCTGATTGGGGCCATCGTCATCTATATGATCGATCAGCTCGTGTTTAAAAACATCATACCCACTGGGCATCAAATTGTATTGGGGGCTTTATTGGTCGCGATGATCATCTTTAGTCCATCGGGCCTTGTGCCTTTGTTGGCCAAAAAATTTAAAGGAGGACGACATGCTCCATCTCAATAA
- a CDS encoding branched-chain amino acid ABC transporter permease: MFELIIQAIFSGVLTGGAYALIALGLALVFGTMKIINLAHGELVLLAAYIAYMTELWLNVNPIVAIPLALTVVCSLSILIYFMVSKIKLDRELNSLLLTYGVAIVLTNAILLIWQSDVHASTTPWFQEAFIVGNLYSMNSEWSFFGLSVVLMALGWWWLRKSWYGRAVRAVASNRDAAKLMGINPRYTELISFLVSGILATFAGIALYSTNFIQPELGDSLTVKAFIITVLAGVGSIPGVLVGAVLLGIVESLTITLFSSSLQELTGMLLFLLVLFVMPNGLFGQRRAS; this comes from the coding sequence ATGTTTGAATTGATTATCCAAGCCATCTTTTCAGGTGTGCTGACGGGCGGCGCCTACGCTTTAATTGCGTTGGGGTTGGCCTTGGTGTTCGGCACCATGAAAATCATTAATTTGGCGCATGGCGAATTAGTGCTGTTGGCGGCTTACATCGCCTATATGACGGAACTGTGGCTCAACGTCAATCCGATTGTGGCCATACCGCTGGCCTTAACCGTGGTGTGTTCGCTGTCGATATTGATTTACTTTATGGTCAGCAAAATCAAACTGGATCGTGAGCTGAATTCACTGCTCTTAACCTATGGCGTGGCCATTGTGCTGACCAATGCCATTTTGCTGATTTGGCAGTCAGATGTACACGCCAGCACTACGCCTTGGTTTCAGGAGGCTTTTATTGTGGGCAACCTTTACAGCATGAACAGTGAATGGTCATTTTTTGGCCTGAGCGTGGTGTTGATGGCTTTGGGCTGGTGGTGGCTGCGTAAAAGCTGGTATGGCCGCGCGGTTCGGGCCGTAGCCAGCAATCGCGACGCCGCCAAGCTGATGGGGATTAACCCACGTTACACCGAGCTGATCTCGTTTTTGGTGTCTGGTATTTTGGCTACCTTTGCAGGTATTGCGCTTTACAGTACCAATTTCATTCAGCCTGAATTGGGCGATTCGCTGACTGTAAAAGCGTTCATCATCACCGTTTTGGCAGGGGTTGGGTCTATTCCTGGGGTATTGGTTGGGGCCGTGCTGCTGGGTATTGTCGAATCCTTAACCATTACTTTATTTAGCTCATCGCTGCAAGAATTAACCGGCATGCTGTTATTTTTATTGGTGTTGTTTGTCATGCCGAATGGCCTATTTGGTCAAAGGAGGGCGTCATGA
- a CDS encoding ABC transporter substrate-binding protein, producing MKSICITLLTTMFLSAGMAVAAPQEIRVGSVISLTGGNARGGTGMHEGMLTAVDIFNKQQSKYAIRLITVDDESAPAKAIAAVARLASQKVVAITGGATSDLVAPASSAANKVGLVYITSGGTSEEFVNQGYRKFFRINNTNGYVKAMTGMFIDLKVKRLAVVYSTQKSTFELARDVNKIMSERGVVVTMHPFDPAIRDFKPIINKVKLLDKPDVINMLGYENDYVGLLRAARVLKPNVTALVGVWQIANAKMAREFPDLVKNISGTEMLPYPVQFSDPEGQLFEASFKALYQKSPDYLNEYGYVQSTILFEAIARAADKGTLDRDGLADEMRRTDRDTLIGRLNFLDNGDNPNFMPNIGQHQNGRVELVWPPAAATGQLVVPGVPW from the coding sequence ATGAAGTCTATCTGCATCACGCTTTTGACCACGATGTTCCTGAGTGCAGGCATGGCCGTGGCGGCGCCACAAGAAATCCGCGTCGGCTCGGTGATATCGCTTACCGGGGGTAATGCCCGTGGCGGTACCGGCATGCATGAAGGCATGTTGACCGCCGTCGATATATTCAATAAGCAACAGTCCAAATACGCCATTCGTCTGATCACCGTTGACGATGAGTCTGCGCCGGCTAAAGCCATTGCGGCGGTGGCCAGACTGGCGTCACAAAAAGTGGTGGCCATCACTGGTGGCGCCACATCCGATTTGGTGGCGCCGGCTTCGTCGGCTGCTAATAAGGTTGGCCTGGTCTACATCACGTCAGGGGGGACCAGCGAAGAGTTTGTCAATCAAGGCTACCGTAAATTTTTTCGCATCAACAACACCAATGGCTATGTTAAAGCCATGACGGGGATGTTTATCGATTTAAAGGTGAAGCGTTTGGCCGTGGTGTACTCCACCCAAAAGTCGACTTTTGAGCTGGCGCGTGACGTGAATAAAATCATGAGCGAGCGCGGCGTGGTCGTCACCATGCATCCGTTTGATCCTGCCATCCGGGATTTCAAGCCCATCATCAACAAGGTCAAGCTGCTGGATAAGCCAGACGTGATCAATATGTTGGGCTATGAAAACGACTACGTTGGCCTATTGCGGGCGGCGCGGGTGTTGAAGCCTAACGTCACCGCCTTGGTAGGCGTATGGCAAATTGCCAACGCCAAAATGGCCAGAGAGTTTCCCGACTTAGTTAAAAACATCTCCGGTACGGAAATGCTGCCTTATCCAGTTCAGTTTAGCGACCCAGAGGGGCAGCTGTTTGAAGCAAGCTTTAAAGCCCTATATCAAAAAAGCCCAGATTATCTCAATGAATATGGCTACGTTCAATCGACCATTTTGTTTGAGGCCATTGCCCGCGCCGCCGATAAGGGCACTTTGGATCGTGATGGTTTAGCAGATGAAATGCGCCGAACCGATAGAGACACGCTGATTGGTCGTCTGAATTTCTTAGACAACGGCGACAACCCCAACTTCATGCCTAATATTGGCCAGCATCAAAACGGTCGTGTAGAGCTGGTTTGGCCGCCTGCTGCCGCTACGGGTCAGTTGGTTGTGCCGGGCGTGCCGTGGTAG